A genome region from Brassica oleracea var. oleracea cultivar TO1000 chromosome C2, BOL, whole genome shotgun sequence includes the following:
- the LOC106324062 gene encoding uncharacterized protein LOC106324062, with protein sequence MDAYLKLIQDLSRDFSHFALTRIPRSKNTQADALAALASSSDSGLRRVIPVEFIEHPSIRPPVVANLIRPQIKNAEEVKDPPEENGCDSPWLEPIREYIINRTLPTENCAAYKINTQAARYVTVEGEIYKWRFSGPLMTCAEGEKARRVMEEVHSGSCGNHSGRRSLAGKIKRHGYYWPTMIKDCEKFARKCEKCQSPAEVEFPRVRRRFLPGREDLHSAMLLDKLDLINERRDQALIRIQNYQHAAAKYYNSNVRHRTFKEGDLVLRKVFQNTAERNAGKLGENWDGPYKVIKVVRPG encoded by the coding sequence ATGGATGCATATCTAAAACTCATCCAAGACCTCTCTCGAGACTTCAGCCACTTCGCCCTCACTAGGATTCCTCGCTCGAAAAACACTCAGGCAGATGCCTTGGCCGCACTCGCATCAAGTTCGGATTCTGGACTAAGACGAGTAATCCCCGTCGAGTTCATCGAACACCCAAGCATCAGACCACCAGTGGTCGCCAATCTGATTCGACCACAAATCAAAAATGCGGAGGAAGTCAAAGACCCACCAGAAGAAAACGGCTGCGACAGCCCATGGCTAGAGCCAATCCGAGAATACATAATCAATAGAACGCTTCCCACTGAGAATTGTGCAGCCTACAAAATTAATACTCAGGCCGCGCGATATGTAACGGTAGAAGGAGAAATCTACAAATGGAGATTCTCCGGCCCACTCATGACCTGCGCCGAAGGCGAAAAAGCAAGAAGAGTAATGGAGGAGGTTCATTCCGGATCATGTGGGAACCACTCCGGCAGAAGATCTCTCGCCGGAAAAATAAAACGCCATGGTTATTACTGGCCAACTATGATCAAAGACTGCGAGAAATTCGCACGTAAGTGCGAAAAATGCCAAAGCCCCGCAGAAGTAGAATTTCCCAGAGTACGGAGAAGATTCCTCCCCGGACGAGAAGATCTTCACAGCGCAATGCTGCTAGACAAACTCGATCTTATTAACGAGCGGCGAGATCAAGCTCTCATACGAATCCAAAATTACCAGCACGCCGCCGCAAAATACTACAACTCAAACGTTCGCCATCGCACGTTCAAAGAAGGCGACCTGGTCCTTCGCAAAGTCTTCCAAAACACGGCCGAACGTAACGCAGGAAAATTGGGAGAAAACTGGGACGGTCCATACAAGGTCATAAAGGTAGTCCGACCAGGATAA
- the LOC106324061 gene encoding uncharacterized protein LOC106324061, whose protein sequence is MKLNTAKCRFAVASGEFLGYLVTCRGIKANPKQINALIEMASPKTKREVQRLTGRFAALNRFISRSTDKCLPFYDTLKGNKKFEWSEECEKAFQQLKRYLATSPVPTKPVEGEPLFMYMAVSTIAVSGVLIREERGEQKPIFYISKTLLDAETRYPLMEKLAFVVVTSARKLRPYFQSHTIIILTTFPLRTILHSPSQSGRLAKWAIELSEYDVEYRPRTCAKSQVLADFLVELPTGDMTNTEPDSTWILHVYGSSSKQGSVIGIRLTSPTGEVLEQSFRLEFHASNNEAEYEAVFAELRLAHGLKICNIHAYCDSQLVANQYSGEYEARDERMDAYLKLIQDLSRDFNHFALTRIPRSENTQVDALAALASSSDSGLRRVIPVEFIEHPSIGPPVVANLIRAQIKNVEEVEDPPEENMDQSEYGCDSPWLEPIRAYIINGTFPTEKWAARKIKTQAARYVTAEGEIYKWRFSGPLMTCAEGEKARRVMEEVHSRSCGNHSGGGSLAVKIKRHGYYWPTMIKDCEKFARKCEKCQRHWRRFILDHVGTTPVEDLSP, encoded by the coding sequence ATGAAACTGAACACTGCAAAGTGTAGATTCGCAGTGGCATCAGGAGAATTTCTCGGGTACCTTGTCACGTGTCGTGGGATCAAAGCCAATCCTAAGCAGATAAACGCGTTAATAGAGATGGCCTCGCCAAAGACGAAACGGGAAGTCCAAAGACTAACCGGAAGATTCGCGGCCTTGAACCGTTTCATCTCGCGCTCCACGGATAAGTGTCTTCCTTTCTACGACACGCTGAAAGGGAATAAGAAGTTCGAATGGTCGGAGGAATGTGAGAAAGCTTTCCAACAGCTAAAACGTTACCTGGCCACTTCTCCCGTCCCCACAAAACCAGTGGAGGGAGAACCCTTGTTCATGTACATGGCAGTCTCCACAATAGCGGTAAGCGGCGTTTTGATTAGAGAGGAACGCGGTGAGCAAAAACCAATCTTCTACATAAGCAAAACGTTACTGGACGCTGAGACCCGGTATCCCCTGATGGAGAAACTAGCATTCGTAGTTGTGACATCGGCAAGGAAACTCCGGCCGTACTTTCAGTCGCATACCATAATAATCCTCACCACCTTCCCCCTGCGAACGATCTTGCACAGTCCGAGTCAGTCAGGACGACTCGCAAAATGGGCAATCGAACTAAGCGAGTACGACGTGGAGTACCGCCCAAGAACCTGCGCAAAATCTCAAGTACTAGCGGACTTCTTGGTTGAATTGCCCACGGGGGATATGACAAACACGGAACCGGACTCAACTTGGATCCTTCACGTCTACGGATCATCGTCCAAACAGGGATCCGTGATCGGAATCCGGCTCACGTCTCCGACTGGCGAAGTCTTGGAACAGTCATTCCGATTGGAATTCCATGCGTCGAACAACGAGGCTGAATATGAAGCAGTCTTCGCAGAATTACGATTAGCCCATGGGCTTAAGATCTGCAACATTCACGCTTACTGTGACTCTCAGTTAGTCGCAAATCAGTACAGCGGAGAATACGAAGCGAGGGACGAAAGAATGGATGCATATCTAAAACTCATCCAAGACCTCTCCCGAGATTTCAACCACTTCGCCCTCACTAGGATTCCTCGCTCGGAAAACACTCAGGTGGATGCCTTGGCCGCACTCGCATCAAGTTCGGATTCTGGACTAAGACGAGTAATCCCCGTCGAGTTCATCGAACACCCAAGCATCGGACCACCAGTGGTAGCCAATCTGATTCGAGCACAAATCAAAAATGTGGAGGAAGTCGAAGACCCACCAGAAGAAAACATGGATCAGTCGGAATACGGCTGCGACAGCCCATGGCTAGAGCCAATCCGAGCATACATAATCAACGGAACGTTTCCCACTGAGAAATGGGCGGCCCGCAAAATCAAGACCCAGGCCGCGCGATATGTAACGGCAGAAGGAGAAATCTACAAATGGAGATTCTCCGGCCCACTCATGACCTGCGCCGAAGGCGAAAAAGCAAGAAGAGTAATGGAGGAGGTTCATTCTAGATCATGTGGGAACCACTCCGGTGGAGGATCTCTCGCCGTAAAAATAAAACGCCATGGTTATTACTGGCCAACTATGATCAAAGACTGCGAGAAGTTCGCACGGAAGTGCGAAAAATGCCAAAGGCACTGGAGGAGGTTCATTCTAGATCATGTGGGAACCACTCCGGTGGAGGATCTCTCGCCGTAA